The following proteins come from a genomic window of Deltaproteobacteria bacterium:
- a CDS encoding nitroreductase family protein, with protein MNEILDAIKSRRTIRRFRGDPVPEETVRAVLDAGRWAQSFNNAQPWKFILIRDRETKKRLSDEAGKSVYYKGIAEAPVTIAICTDPEEDPHHWIEAGCNAHQNMALAAYSLGLGSSWIAVLDTDSEQPIKKVLGIPKNVRVLSLMPLGYPDENPTAKRKPLEEIVHYEKYGQKG; from the coding sequence AGAGGAGACCCGGTACCTGAAGAGACTGTCAGAGCGGTCCTCGATGCAGGACGGTGGGCTCAGTCCTTCAACAACGCCCAGCCTTGGAAATTCATCCTGATCCGGGATAGGGAGACGAAAAAGAGGCTTAGCGATGAAGCCGGAAAAAGCGTGTACTACAAGGGCATTGCAGAAGCCCCCGTCACGATCGCGATCTGTACGGACCCGGAAGAAGACCCCCACCACTGGATCGAAGCCGGGTGCAACGCCCATCAGAACATGGCCCTGGCCGCTTACAGCCTGGGCCTCGGATCTTCATGGATCGCCGTCCTGGATACCGATTCCGAACAGCCTATCAAGAAGGTCTTGGGAATCCCCAAAAACGTGAGAGTACTCAGCCTGATGCCCCTGGGATACCCCGATGAAAACCCGACGGCCAAGCGCAAACCCCTCGAGGAAATCGTCCACTACGAAAAGTACGGTCAAAAGGGATAG
- a CDS encoding four-carbon acid sugar kinase family protein, translated as MRDSRKLSLLLSFYGDDFTGTAATAEALTVSGVPTLVFVEPPTVSFLQDRFPKLQAVGVAGMSRSLPTEALEATLEPIFQRMKRYRAPLFLYKVCSTFDSSPELGSIGRAIEIGKKVFSPRFIPILPAAPRFGRYTVFGHHFVALGGDVLRLDRHPSLSLHPATPMRESDLRRHLAKQTTLKSDLISILTLEKGKKQVGERVQDALDHRVPLVFFDSLLNRHLKTACSVIWGYTEKGKTLFVAGSQELGYGLAEEWKRLDLLDRTAMPGSGLKGRKAEQVLVVSGSCASVTGKQIEWAAVHGFEEIGIHPERLFEHEGHEAELQSIATAAVSALRRGTSVVIHSAVGPEDPRIFRTKEKAESLGLGSQAIIDGLGRALGSLARTILSRSGVRRLVLVGGDVSGVVSHALGIIALQVVKPVGIAAPLCFAYSSRAEFNGLQVALKGGQVGEYDYFTAVRSRRMPDFERVVLGDHRKSED; from the coding sequence ATGAGAGATAGTAGAAAGCTCTCGCTCCTCCTTTCCTTTTACGGTGACGACTTCACCGGTACGGCAGCCACCGCCGAGGCTCTAACCGTCAGCGGGGTGCCGACACTCGTCTTTGTTGAACCTCCAACCGTCTCGTTTCTGCAAGACCGTTTCCCGAAACTCCAGGCAGTCGGCGTAGCAGGGATGTCGCGGTCTCTACCCACCGAAGCATTAGAGGCCACCTTGGAACCGATATTTCAAAGAATGAAGAGGTACCGTGCCCCCCTGTTTCTATACAAAGTCTGCTCAACATTCGATTCCTCCCCTGAGCTAGGCAGCATAGGGAGAGCCATAGAAATCGGGAAGAAAGTGTTTTCACCAAGATTCATACCTATTCTGCCGGCAGCTCCCCGCTTCGGGAGATATACTGTCTTCGGGCATCACTTTGTCGCCCTTGGAGGAGACGTGCTCCGGCTCGACCGGCACCCTTCTCTGTCGCTGCATCCTGCCACCCCCATGCGCGAGTCCGATCTCAGACGACATCTGGCAAAACAGACTACCCTGAAATCCGACCTGATCTCGATTCTCACTTTGGAGAAGGGGAAGAAGCAAGTGGGGGAAAGAGTCCAAGACGCCCTGGATCACAGGGTGCCGCTGGTTTTCTTTGATTCTCTATTGAACCGCCACCTCAAGACCGCGTGCTCCGTCATTTGGGGATACACCGAAAAAGGAAAGACCCTCTTCGTCGCGGGGTCCCAAGAACTGGGTTACGGATTAGCCGAGGAGTGGAAGCGCCTGGATCTGCTCGACAGGACCGCGATGCCCGGTTCGGGCTTGAAGGGTCGAAAGGCGGAACAGGTTCTGGTCGTCTCCGGCAGTTGTGCTTCTGTGACTGGGAAACAGATCGAATGGGCCGCTGTGCATGGGTTCGAGGAAATCGGTATACACCCGGAGAGGTTGTTCGAACATGAAGGCCATGAGGCAGAACTCCAATCCATTGCAACGGCTGCCGTCTCAGCCTTGCGAAGGGGAACGTCCGTTGTCATACATTCTGCCGTCGGGCCGGAGGACCCGCGTATTTTCAGGACCAAGGAGAAGGCCGAAAGCCTCGGCTTGGGCTCCCAAGCGATTATTGACGGACTCGGGCGTGCCTTGGGGAGTCTGGCCAGGACGATACTCTCGAGATCGGGGGTCAGGCGCTTGGTCCTCGTCGGGGGAGACGTCTCCGGGGTCGTCTCCCATGCTCTCGGCATCATCGCTCTTCAAGTGGTCAAGCCGGTAGGGATAGCAGCCCCTCTCTGCTTTGCGTACTCCTCCCGTGCAGAGTTCAACGGATTGCAGGTCGCCCTGAAGGGTGGGCAGGTCGGCGAATACGACTACTTCACCGCAGTTCGCAGTAGGCGAATGCCCGACTTCGAGAGGGTCGTTTTAGGTGACCATAGAAAGAGCGAGGACTAA
- a CDS encoding ribulose 1,5-bisphosphate carboxylase gives MPDFDKYAQPEGIDLDGNVVATYLLRSRFEDILSRVASFATEQTTGTWVKVPGETRELTRRHQGKVLGVWEVPDLETEPEEPGRDRTHIFQIAYPVANIGSQIPLLLTTVFGNISMMGDIKLLDLTLPRSLVSGLPGPRFGMDGIRRLLEVPHRPLLNNMIKPSTGITPEQGAELFYQVGLGGTDIVKDDEVLGDTDFSPVLKRVELYMKKAEKVRQETGRKILYAVNVTDEPERCLNKAIAAVENGANAVMVNYLPTGMAILSSLARNPKVSVPILAHLDFGGVFYASPYHGISSHLVYGKLARLAGADILTVPTPYGKFPISYTKYMKIVMALRNPLYDVKQTFPIAGGGVKQGHLPRLFEDLGHDFIVGAGGAVYAHPMGPTAGARAFRQGIDLIMAGKGLDESVEDYPELKAALNQWGIYER, from the coding sequence ATGCCTGATTTTGACAAATATGCTCAACCCGAGGGAATCGACTTGGATGGCAATGTGGTTGCCACTTATCTGCTCCGTTCTCGCTTCGAGGATATCCTGAGCAGAGTCGCCTCCTTTGCGACGGAACAGACCACTGGCACCTGGGTCAAGGTTCCCGGTGAGACTCGAGAATTGACGAGACGCCACCAGGGCAAGGTCTTGGGCGTATGGGAAGTTCCGGACCTCGAGACAGAGCCCGAAGAACCTGGCCGAGACCGCACTCACATCTTCCAGATCGCCTATCCCGTGGCAAACATCGGATCCCAGATCCCTCTGCTCCTTACCACCGTCTTTGGAAATATCTCTATGATGGGGGATATCAAACTCCTCGACCTCACCCTGCCCCGGAGTCTTGTAAGCGGCCTTCCAGGGCCACGGTTCGGCATGGATGGAATTCGTAGATTGCTCGAGGTGCCCCACAGGCCCCTTCTCAACAACATGATTAAACCGTCCACGGGTATCACACCGGAACAGGGCGCCGAACTGTTCTATCAGGTCGGACTCGGTGGAACCGACATCGTCAAGGACGATGAGGTCTTGGGAGACACTGATTTCTCTCCCGTGCTGAAAAGGGTCGAGCTCTATATGAAGAAGGCCGAGAAGGTACGTCAGGAAACGGGGCGGAAGATCCTCTATGCGGTAAACGTAACCGACGAGCCGGAACGATGCCTGAACAAAGCCATTGCCGCAGTGGAAAACGGTGCAAACGCTGTAATGGTAAACTATCTCCCGACTGGTATGGCGATCCTTTCGTCTCTGGCCAGAAATCCAAAGGTCTCCGTACCCATCCTCGCCCACCTCGATTTCGGAGGGGTTTTCTACGCCAGTCCCTATCATGGAATCAGCTCCCACCTTGTCTACGGAAAACTGGCCCGTCTGGCAGGGGCCGATATTCTGACTGTTCCTACACCTTATGGCAAGTTCCCTATTTCGTACACGAAATACATGAAGATTGTAATGGCTCTGCGCAATCCCCTCTATGACGTGAAGCAGACCTTTCCGATTGCGGGTGGCGGCGTGAAGCAGGGACATCTTCCCAGACTCTTTGAAGATCTGGGACATGATTTCATCGTCGGAGCCGGCGGGGCGGTATACGCCCACCCCATGGGGCCCACTGCAGGAGCCCGCGCGTTCCGCCAGGGGATCGATCTGATCATGGCCGGGAAAGGGCTTGACGAATCGGTCGAGGATTACCCTGAACTGAAAGCTGCCCTGAACCAATGGGGGATCTATGAGAGATAG